DNA sequence from the Sphaeramia orbicularis chromosome 13, fSphaOr1.1, whole genome shotgun sequence genome:
CTTGCAACAAAGTTTCCAGAGTGCCTGTCCTGTTTTCTCTGCCTGTTCAGAGAATGTCTCAGCTGCAATTCCTTTTCTGAAGCAATCCCAAAGCTCCGGTTTCACCCCCCAACATCTTTCCATCTTTGATGAGATCACCTAATTCCTAATGTTTGTGAAGCTACAGCCTGTTGTCTGCTGTAGTTGTCTGATCAGAAGGTGAGGATTCATGAGCTTGAATATATTTAACATTATGTTCACATAAAAATATCCTGAAGATGGAGCTATTTATACAAAGGAATGTTATTTATACTATTTATACTGAAGTACTCTGTATATctagttttattacattttgtatcAATTAAAATACTgcatgtgcatgcatgtgtaaataccttttggttttttaaataggaggaaaaaacttgatatgaCCATCTGTGTTATGTTTATTAATTTTATGGCATTGTTCTGGTACAACCAGTGTGTGGGCACATCTCATAAGGAATACATTCTCAAGTGTTTCACCAGATTTGTGTGATATTGTCTGTTGTTGGAATAATTTACAGGATTATTACTTGAATTAAAACTGTACATTGCAAATATGCACCTGTGTCATTTTTATCTCAAATACAGGAaagtttttatattgtttgtttgatTTCAATATAATCTGTAGTATATTAATCTTTtataatacagtatttgttaatgaaATGATGAGAAAGTTCTAGACCCAAAActaaatgtactaaaatacatcTTATGTATTTAACAAGTACAGAGAAGCAGAATTTTAATAAACCACCTGAAAAATCTTCTAAAATTATGTAAACATTGCTGACATACCTTTAGACTGCATGAGACTAATGAAGAGGAAGTAACTGCAGACTGCCTGGTTTAGTTTAGCCACATCTGCAACTTAAATCAAAGGTCATCTCCATTTGATCCAGATGAGCACCAGTCTGCTTCTACTAGTTATGCAGACCTACTGTAAGTCTCCAATGATTGTGTAAtatgaaaaagaaaatattttccactgatagtttgacaaatgataccGAAACCAGTGTAGACCTAGAATTTTGAAACCCTGACCACAAAGAACTTCAGTGTTTAATACACCTGAGAATGTTATCTACAATGTGGACACGGTGAGCTGACACAGAAATACACCATCTGTTTAAATACAGATTATGTAGATGGTTTGAAGCCTGATCATAACATCAGGCAGAACTCAATATAAATAcagattttgatcatgtaaaagtaAGGTGTAAAGTATATTTCCTGTAAATGTTTCTTATAGCCATTGCTGTCCTCTGCTTTTAGCAAAGAAAAGCCTTTCCTTATGCTTACCTGTAGAAATCAGAAATATTACATCCAGAGTATTAGAAAATTTCCCCAAtcgtattgaattttttttttgtaaactggCATAGCTCAATAGTATagaatatacagctctggaaacaaAAAGAGACCAcggcaaaatgatcactttctctgattttaccatttataggtatgtgtttgagtaaaatgaacatttgtgttttattctctaaactactgaaaacatttctcccaaattccaaataaaaatattgttatttagagcacagtgttttcagacctcaaatactgcaaagaaaacaagttcatattcatttctaaacaacacaatactaatgttttaacttgggaaaagttcagaactcaatatttggtggaaaaaaCCAAGagcagctttcacgtgtcttggctctccaccattgctgttggaggACTTCATGCAGCTCCTGGtcgagaaattcaagaagctcagcaatgttcgatggcttgtgaccatccatcttccttcaaacgttttcaaagtgggttcaggtttggagattgggctggccatgacaggatcttcatctggtggtccgtcatccacacctttatggacctagctgaggcaaggagcattgtcctgatagaaaaaccaaaccaaatcaaatcaaattgtatttatatagtgccaaataataacaaaagttatctcatgatagtTTATatgtagagctggtcgaaaccagactctcaaccagtcctcagagtttgggaacatttgcggtactaatagcactgtttttgcctattgcatGAAGATAGTGATGATCACAGTAGTGTTGTTTAAGCTTCTCctccttaaataagacatggatcaggtgtttattcagtagaattaGGTCTGTAGAATAAGGAATGGAATGGCTACCATACATGCGGACacgctgatttcagaggaaactgCAGTGGCCTcgattttttccagagctgtatgtttcTTCTCCTTAGCTCCTATGTTGTACATTGAACTTAGAAATTAAATTTACATCATACATGTCATAGTTCCCCACCGTGGAGTACATTTACACCACTTGATGCTTCCAGAAAGTATCAAGCAGTGTCAAAGACAGTTACCACCCGGCACACAAAATGTTTGATCTTCTCCCATCAGGGAGAGGACACAGGACCATCAGAGCACAAACAACAAGACTGGCAAATAGCTTCTACCCCAGAACAGTCATCACACTGAACTCTGCAATAGGTAACCACATGTaagaatcaacaatgtgcaataatccaaAAATCAACAATATGCAACAACTACTGTACTTACCTTTCACTGTCCTCTGCACCTACCTAGGGAAGAATGTGTGACTTGACTGAATGGAAGAGGGGCGGATGggtgtgttctttttctgtttttactgtttattcTAGCCCTTTTAATATTACTGAAATATATAGcattttatattgtgttttttcactgtgtatgctctgtgtatacaattACAATAAAGGAATCCTGAACCAGACACAACAGTGActgactgaataaataagtgctcCACAATCTTTTACTACACATACAGTGAATTAAACAACAAAGTGGCATTTACAGAGAATCCATTTAATAAAAAAGAATAGAGAGCATATCTGACAACATACAATTTCACTCTAACCAAGTATATGCAGGTTTTAACATTAGACAGAAGAGTGTTTTAAATAGCTACAAACTGCTGTCCTTTCTTCAGTATTTACATCACTTAACCTGTACATAAAACCAGCAGTAATACGTCTGGAATCAGTGCCTCTACAAACACATCTTATGTCAGGTATGGGTCTGAGAAATCCCCCACCTGTAGACTTCCCCCATCACTTCTTCTGGATATACTGGAATTGAAGAGACATCATTAAGAAGTGCAGtgtgcatttatttgtttttcaaatgATTGCGGTAATACTGTGAGCCTTACTTTGTTAAGGATCCAGTCGGCATCGGCAATCGCTCTTTGAATTATCATCTGTATCCTCTCAGGGTCATCTTCATCTGAGTGACTGTTGTATCCCTGGAGCCAGTAAATGAAGCATTatgtcagtgttgtgtttttaCCTTTTAAATACTCAGAAATAAGATGCACATCCAGGACTAAAGACAGAGAGAATACTTCACCATGTTGGAAAGCCCAAAGCTttcttcataataataataataatgataataataataataataataataataataataataataataataataataataataataatgataataatgatgatgataataataataatataataataataataataataataataataataataataataatttaataagcGTGTCCTGGgatggtttgcagccgagtgtgaagcgaatgggatgaggatcagcacctccaaatccgaggccatggttctcgactgggAAAAGGTGGTCTTCCCTCTCCGGGtcggcggagagtctttgccccaagtgaaggagtttaagtatcttggggtcttgttcacaagtgagggaaggatggagcgtcagattgacagacggattggtgcagtgtctgcagtgatgcagtcgtatcggtctgttgtggtgaagaaggagctgagccgagaggtgaagctctcgatttaccggtcaatctacattcctaccctcgcctatggtcatgagctttgggtcatgaccgaaaggacaagatcccggacacaagcggtcaaaatgagtttcctccgtagggtggctggacGCACCCTCAGGGATACggggaggagctcagccaccagggaggagctcggagtagagccgctgctcctccacatccagaggggccagctgaggcggctcgggcatctgtttcagatcctcctggacacctccctggggaggtgttccgggcatgtcccaccgcaaggaggcctcggggaagacccaggacacgcaggagagactatgtctctcggctggcctgggaacgcctcgggtcccctcggaagagctggaggaggtgtctgtggagagggaagtctgggcatccctgcttagactgttggcCCTGCAACCTGGCTCCGGATCAAGCGGCGGTtaatggatggctggatggataataataataataataataataataataataataataataataataataataataataataataataataataagtggtgccaggcacaacaaaccctgcccctcaaacgtattgtagcttattttggtattgatccagctgatgtcatcatgtctatgcatgtggggatgtcagcatatcaattgcctctatatatgtgccaagtttgacgtaaattgaaacaaaattgatatttttatagacatttgaaattttgcccattataagtaaaaaggaaaaaaaaaaagattttaaaaattcattaaaaaattttaactgtgacctactttttccaaaatgtaatcagatctattttgggtcactggcaatctataaacccagtttggtatgaattcaaccaacagttttgctgctacagatgtgaaatttcacccattataagtaaatggggaaaaatattttaaaaattcataaaaatttgaactctgacctacttttcccaaaatgtaatcagatctattctgggtcactggcaatctataaacccaatttggtatgaattcaaccaatagttttgctgctagagtgttaacaaacaaagaaacaatcaaagaaacaaaccaaaccaaaaacaataccccttgcctcccctttggggggcagggtactAATAATATATGAATTATTTAGTTGTTAAATAGGTCATACACATGTGTGTGTTAGTATTATCTTGACAAATACTTACACAATGAGACTTCGTTGTTGATGGACAAAAAATTTTAAGTAATCAAACAGGAGTCAAAGGTCAGGGGACAAACTGGCTTATTCAACCATCTACTGGCAGATACAAAGTCCTGCAACAATATTCTCTTCTTAGACTGACTCTTCCTGCAGTTAATTCAGCTTTTCTATTTATTACTCATTCATGTCATTAGTTTCCCAGGAAGGTTGTATTTGGTGACTGATGGACTACTTTAAACACTGGTGGTGGGTTGTTTGAAAGAAGTTCATGCTCCACATGTTTCCACATGACTCCACAATGCTTCTGCTTTCAAACATTTGTGCTCAACAGAAAAATGAAAGCAATGACAAGGTCATATCTGACACTGAGGAGTTTTAACCATTCAATGTCAATGTCCAGATGTGACAAAGACTGAAGGTGACAATATCCATAGATCTAGACCAACCATCAAAGCCCTGGTCAGTGATCTGAGTAGATGCTACTCCTCAGCCCCAGTCTGGACACTGACACATGGTTACCTGGGAGGGCATAAGGGCTCAGATGTGGACTTTTTAGACAGTGTTATGCACCTGTCCTGTAAGTTGAGAAATAGGACTTGCCGACTTCTCTCATCTCATGATGAAACAGGTATAATGAAATATGCCCACAAATAGTGTTTATAGGTGAATGACTTGTTTTGCTCAATTCTGGTGACCCAACTCTCATTGACCACTGCCCCAAAATGTGCACTTTTGTCACAAGTCACAATGCCACAGATGCCAAAAGTCACATGGTCATGAACATCTTTGGAATGTTCTGGATCAGCGCGTCAGACAACACGTTCCGGTTTCAGAAAACATATGCCAGCTCCAATGGGACAACATTCCATAGGCCACTATCGATAATCTCATGAACTCTATGCACTGGAGATGAACTGCTTTACGAGATGCCAATGGTGGACGCTCGGTACTGAATGCTGTGAACTCTGTCCGCTGACCCCTAGTGTTCAGGCTGTGATAACTTTAATAATTGTGTACAAATTGTTAGTCATGTTTCTGTTGTTTGAATATTAAGGCAAGACTAAAATAATAATTGTTTGATAGAAAAATACTTCCtgattgataaaaaataatttgaaacaaaaattacttcatgtgtttatatttttgttcagtgtaggaaAGAAACCAGTGTCAGAGTCTGGTAGCATTTTAACTGGACAGTCCACTGAGTTATGTTAAGTTATGTCTGTTATGTTGAtgattgtttttattattcaaaacTGAACAATGGAACTTGCTCTGAACTGCAAATGTATTATTGAGCATGGGATGTTGAAACTTTATAAACATTCTAATAAAGTACAGCAGATTTTATCATAGCTGAAACAATTGCCAAAATATTATTAGCATTCTAATGCCTAGCTTTAAAGTTTAAAGATATTACATTCTCATCTAATGTTCAACACAAAGTTCAAGATACCTTCTGTAATCATCAGTCTGTCCTTAGGTTCTCCTCACCTGTCTTATAGTGTGTCGATAGTGCTGCTGCATTGCTGTCGTTGGTAACAGTCTGCAGCATCTGAGAAGATAGCGATAGAGCTGCACAGGTGTCTGGACCAACTCAGCTCCAACTAAAGGTGGCATTCCTTCCTCTTCAATGGTCAGCTAACAAGAAGAATTCAAGTTATAGCTCAAGAAGAAATATTCCATTTTTCACACTCTACAACATGTGTCTAACAGCTTTAGTTATTACTTTtataattacaatttttaatccaCTTCCTGTTCAGTGAAAACTATgtatctcaaaatgtaatgactttgAATGTTTGTGATGGACAAAAAATCTATATACATtttgatggccaaaaaacaaaacctcctatctgcaaatttttagattttgagttttcacattaaatggtgagaacaaggatgactccacagtttcagtctatctgcaagataatcccaccctttcttatgacatgaaggtcacctgacaacaacaacacaggccatactaaaataaaactaaacagttttttgttttgttttgtttcctaaaaaaagtgattttttcagataggaggttttgtattctggccatgatgattttaaccatttcatgcatgaattatgaaaaaaagtatctagatttcttttttagattgattttattactcaaaatcgGGCtacagttgaaatgcattttgaatttattttattttttttaatatggttttattaagaagatcctgagacccaggaaagtgcaagttttggctttttaaaaattaaataattgcctacattggaaacaccatgatgcaacagttttttcaaatgcatctttttttctttctatggaatgtcctttttggtggacagttttgtttttgttttttcaaataaaactctaaaattcttgtccacaaacatggacagaaaaaccgtagctgggtctgaggaggttaaatttatgagatcacagagcagtccaaattctaaaactaagatgatactttttatTCATTGTATTTCGTCGGGTGTACAGCGACTgctcccatgtggtttggagaatattgcctttacaACCCTATGGAAAGAGAGCCTCagctatgtgtccacaaatatggacgtcatgcatgaaagggttaaaagaatatgttgtagattaaactaccagcAGTTTATAAAGTAGTTCACATTAACAAGAAAAATGCAACATATAGAAGAATGCAGCCATAAAATGAATCAAGTCTTAAGTATCATGTATAATGGTAATGCACTGACAGGAAACATTACATCACAACGACTATTTACACATTTTTAGCAGCATTATGTCATTTCATTACAATaggaatgaaaatgaaatttcTCAAGTGGAAGAGAATGAAACAATATAGAGGATAAAATCATTAATGTGCTTCATGTAACTGTACCTTTTATCCTTACTGTAAGCTAACGTTCTTTAGCTTGAAAACTCAACGAGCTAGCACCAACTACGACTGCTGAGCTTTGACAGCAGCCGAACACACGTTAAAGTTAAACCTACTGTTTCTGTGAATTTAGGTGAAGACTGTCAGAAGCATGTCCATACTCCGGTCCTCCTTAAAGTCATCCACATAACCCAGTGTACTTCTGTTAGCCAACTGCTCTTCTTCTCTTGTGTCAGTGCAGTTCCCAGACTAGCTTACATGTGCCATACCGCCACCTTCTGGACtggaatgtatttatttatttaatttatttatttgcaaatcacaaaacagcaagaaagaaaaaaacaaaacaaaacaaaaaaaaacattcaaacaagtaacattattgtgcaggagaggttagaagccaaaaaacagcttatatgaatacctccccagaaatgaacaatacaaaagaaaaaagaattaaaaatacaatataactgaattaataaactaaagtaaaaacaatacaaatgtaaatcacattacaaatcatcaaatacaaatcaaatgatatatagccttacattttttcatgaattcaaatccttttcagatgctttttaaacaatgataaaatagATGATTGAAGTTCAgctcgtagattattccacagatttggtccaccatatttcagagaatactgactgacagaagtttggcaaaaaggaagataaaatttgcttgaatatcgtgtagaataattgtgaataacagaagacaacaaaaagaaattctgaaaaactctgggaagaatatgagttgagtgaacatatttgtacatgaagacacaggtctggtaaacgttcacgtCAAAAGCTGAGAGAAGTTCGAATTTTtttaaaagaggagcagatgaatcaagtctcttagaaaagctgatcatacttaaaaatttcttttgaagtAGGAATATAAACCGTATTCACCAGGCATGTTGCACTGGCATCCTCCGAGGCAGAAAAGTGAAGCCAATGTGTGTCAGAAATGTGTCGAAATCTGTTTTAGGTTGAATGTTCGCTGTGCTCCAAAAGGAAGTCAGTAATACAagttagtagtagttgtatatgcTCTGTTAGCTAACTGCTAATTCCCTTTTTTCCcccaacatatttatttatttagtgttataCAAAGTACAATAAGGACATGAAAAGCAcaatacaatattaatataataacatgacatgaacagaacagaacatagccaggggacaaaacatgcaaacaaaaacaATCTATCAAATTATATATCAAATTACACAAAGTTAAAAAATGCTacataaatcagtggttttgatagcttttctatttttacagtactgaatatttaaaatatactgGGGAAGctcaatttaaataaataaataaataaataaaaaggaaaatttgAGAATCCGGATTTGTGAATGTGGTATTTTGCCAAAAGCAGAATTAGATTGATTATGTAATATTGATctgatttgttagcaggatatgagATAACCAAACAACCTTTTTGAATAAGTAGAAGAAAAATCAGAAAcaatattttgattaaaaaaacagacatctcaCCAGAAAATATTTGAGAAAGGACAGGACCAAAACAGATGATATACATTTTCTTCTGACTGATCACAAAAGGAGCAATCCACACTGATGTCCTTTTTATATCTTTACAGGAACAGTTTGCAAGGATAGAAACGATGAATTAATTTGAAAGAAActtcttttatcttgtttattattaaatatttagagggtaaacaccagattttcttccattttaggTTTGGAAAGAGATTATTCCAGTAAGACATCACATTTGGAACACAGATAACATTCTTTTGGAATAAACCAGGTATATTGCGGTTGTTTACTCTGTTTTGGCCAGAAAAACAAATTTGTCCAACTTCAGAGTCAGCAAGGTTAAATTTCAACAGAGGTGGTTCATGTGCTGCAGAATTTTTGAGAAGCATTATCACACCAGACAGGATAGCATCAAAAACTTGTGCACATTCCCTTGGAGGTATAGGAATGCCGAATTTATCTCAAAATTCAGAACTGCTAATTCACTTAAGTAGCTGTTCCGATGTCACAGAGACGTCATCCAGTATTTGTACATAGTTGTGAATCATTCAGCGGAGAAATCACACAGTAAACACAACAAAGCAAGTTAGGATGGCTTGTGAACATGTCAGTTAAAAACACAAACTATTTTAATGAATAAGATCAGTATTTATTGAAATATCAGACACTTCAAAAAGCTGTACAGTACAGCtttgttttccaaaataaatgcttCTACAGAGAATGGATGAAATAACATACAAGCGGCACTGACACCTCTCCAGCCACCCCCCAGTCCCCCTCCCAGAACCTAACAGACAGATtgtcagtacatgttcaatacaaCAGCAACATACTTCCAGTTATAGTTCATTCTCTTTGGTTGTTTTCCAGTTGCTTAGTATGCTTGTTATGTGCAGACAAGATGCATACATTTTATACATAATTCAAAGAAATCATGAAACTTCAGATAGCACCAAACATGGCTGCAAGAGCATGTTGTGTCCTTGTTGCATCCCAGGATGTATTACAGACACAAAAGAATGTTACAGTAGTTCACTTGTTTAgcttaaatacatttatatagttGCATATTATACTAAAGATAAAACAGTACAGTGTGAAATGATTAAGGGTGAACATTTTAAATTTGCACtacgatttcttttttttttaaattacaatgtggaagtataaaaaataccaaatttaaGAAGGCAATCACAATAAAGCCTAATTTACAACTActgacatgtttaaaaaaaaatctagctcGAATGATTTGATTTTTCATAcatagaaattacattttttgggCTTCAGTTATATGACAATAAAATAAACTGTGTTCATCCAGCATACAAATATATGCCGttagttacactgaaaaaagatGATTTTCAGTCTTTTAGGCACAAATACACCACAACTGTTCTCCAGTGCAACGGGTTGCCCTGTGGTTTTTGGCTGTTAGAGCAATGTAAACACTGTATTCTCTGTATTAAAGGGGCAGTTTCACAGAACAAAGTTCTAACAGCACACACTAAAATAAACACGCTTATCCACTCCAGCAAGTGTTTCCGCATCGCATTTAGTTTGCAAAACATTAATATTTTGCAGGGTTATGAAATGTACAGTATAAGCCAGGGCTCAGCCTCCTCATCTGGTGACCTCCTCTCTGCTTGATCTGTCTTCGTGCACAGTCCTGATGTCTGAGGTAAAACAGGTGTATTTGAATTTAAGAGATGACTTTGCTTTTTCTGCACCGTCAGTCACTGCCCTCCACAGCTGTTGGCAGTAGGACAGACCATAAAATGATGTTCTGTCCTTTTAGCAGCATTATGttaaatgaaaaaacacaaatcccACATGAGAAAAGTTGTTTCCTGTGCACAGAAAAGAAACATTAAGGAGGGACTTTAGTTTTGACTCATGAGCCAAGTGGAACCTATCTCTCAGATTTGACCTTGTAGCGCAGGACAAGGTAGGTGGCAAGTCGCAGGATGATGAAGAATATGCCCAGGACAATGAAGTCCATATAGAGCTTTGCATCTTCCACATCCAGTAACTGGAGGACTTCTTCAGGCTGCTGGAATTTACACACTTTCCCCGGACACTCCAGCTCTGTTCGATTCATCCCATAGATCGACAGTATCACACCTTCAAAA
Encoded proteins:
- the lyrm9 gene encoding LYR motif-containing protein 9 is translated as MPPLVGAELVQTPVQLYRYLLRCCRLLPTTAMQQHYRHTIRQGYNSHSDEDDPERIQMIIQRAIADADWILNKYIQKK